A genomic segment from Toxotes jaculatrix isolate fToxJac2 chromosome 6, fToxJac2.pri, whole genome shotgun sequence encodes:
- the sirt5 gene encoding NAD-dependent protein deacylase sirtuin-5, mitochondrial, with translation MFVRLFTCRAIIKPHLYAHLRKPWGSQDMARPSSDLAAFREIFSKARNIAIITGAGVSAESGVPTFRGAGGYWRKWQAQELATPEAFARNPSRVWEFYHYRREVMLTKNPNPAHLAISECEERLSKQGRKVTVITQNIDELHRRAGSKNMLEIHGSLFKTRCMSCGHEAANCKSPICAALEGKGAPDPDAHDAQIPVQQLPRCEQTGCHGLLRPAVVWFGETLDSDILTQAEKVLDSCDLCLVVGTSSVVYPAAMFAPQVAARGVPVAEFNMEDTPATMRFKFHFHGPCGTTLPPALARHETEK, from the exons ATGTTTGTGCGGCTGTTCACCTGCAGAGCCATAATAAAACCTCACCTGTATGCCCACCTGAGGAAACCCTGGGGCAGCCAAGACATGGCCAGACCCAGTTCAG ACCTGGCAGCATTCAGGGAGATTTTCTCCAAAGCCAGGAATATAGCCATCATCACTGGGGCAGGGGTGAGTGCTGAGAGCGGAGTCCCCACCTTCAGAGGTGCAGGAGGCTACTGGAGGAAATGGCAAGCACAG GAACTCGCCACGCCAGAGGCCTTTGCTCGGAACCCCTCGCGTGTCTGGGAGTTTTATCACTACCGCCGTGAGGTCATGCTCACAAAAAACCCCAACCCCGCTCACCTGGCCATCTCCGAGTGTGAGGAGCGACTCTCCAAACAGGGGCGTAAGGTCACCGTCATAACCCAGAACATCGACGAGCTGCATCGCCGCGCTGGATCCAAAAACATGCTGGAGATCCACG GCAGTCTGTTTAAAACCCGCTGTATGAGCTGTGGTCATGAAGCTGCCAATTGCAAGAGCCCCATCTGTGCTGCCCTGGAGGGTAAAGG AGCTCCAGACCCAGACGCACATGATGCCCAGATCCCTGTTCAGCAGCTGCCCAG gtgtgagCAGACAGGTTGCCATGGTCTCCTGAGACCAgctgtggtttggtttggaGAGACTCTGGACTCGGACATCCTCACCCAAGCAGAGAAAGTTCTGGACAGCTGTGACCTCTGTCTTgtg GTTGGTACTTCATCCGTCGTGTATCCAGCAGCCATGTTCGCTCCTCAGGTGGCAGCCAGAGGTGTCCCTGTGGCCGAATTTAACATGGAGGACACACCGGCCACCATGCGCTTCAA gttCCACTTCCACGGCCCCTGTGGGACCACGTTACCCCCCGCACTGGCACGCCACGAGACTGAGAAGTGA